Proteins from a genomic interval of Panthera uncia isolate 11264 chromosome C1 unlocalized genomic scaffold, Puncia_PCG_1.0 HiC_scaffold_4, whole genome shotgun sequence:
- the RABGGTB gene encoding LOW QUALITY PROTEIN: geranylgeranyl transferase type-2 subunit beta (The sequence of the model RefSeq protein was modified relative to this genomic sequence to represent the inferred CDS: inserted 1 base in 1 codon), whose protein sequence is MFTGRRNGRQRIWAQAARTAMSSRRGPRAATQRLHPTGTSVVSYAGAQKGPKGRFCAGACRLTXPQEPTEVLFSVSDMGTPQKDVTIKSDAPDTLLLEKHADYIASYGSKKDDYEYCMSEYLRMSGIYWGLTVMDLMGQLHRMNREEILMFIKSCQHECGGISASIGHDPHLLYTLSAVQILTLYDSINVIDVNKVVEYVQSLQKEDGSFAGDIWGEIDTRFSFCAVATLALLGKLDAINVEKAIEFVLSCMNFDGGFGCRPGSESHAGQIYCCTGFLAITSQLHQVNSDLLGWWLCERQLPSGGLNGRPEKLPDVCYSWWVLASLKIIGRLHWIDREKLRSFILACQDEETGGFADRPGDMVDPFHTLFGIAGLSLLGEEQIKPVSPVFCMPEEVLRRVNVQPELVS, encoded by the exons ATGTTTACGGGACGAAGAAACGGGCGCCAAAGAATTTGGGCTCAGGCAGCGAGGACAGCTATGAGCAGTCGGCGGGGTCCTAGAGCAGCCACGCAAAGGCTCCATCCTACAGGCACAAGTGTGGTCAGCTATGCTGGTGCTCAGAAGGGACCTAAGGGGCGCTTCTGCGCAGGCGCGTGCCGCCTAA CTCCCCAGGAACCGACCGAAGTTCTCTTTTCGGTCTCAGACATG ggcACACCGCAGAAGGATGTTACTATCAAGTCAGATGCACCTGACACCCTATTGTTAGAGAAGCATGCAGATTATATTGCATCCTATGGCTCAAAGAAAGAcgattat GAATACTGTATGTCTGAGTATTTGAGAATGAGTGGTATCTATTGGGGTCTGACTGTAATGGATCTCATGGGACAACTACATCGGATGAATAGAGAAGAAATTCTGATGTTTATTAAGTCCTGTCAACACGAGTGTGGTGGAATAAGTGCTAGTATCGGACATGATCCTCATCTTTTGTACACTCTAAGTGCTGTCcag aTTCTTACTCTGTATGATAGTATTAATGTTATTGATGTAAATAAAGTTGTGGAATATGTTCAGAGTCTACAGAAAGAAGATGGTTCTTTTGCTGGAGATATATGGG gagAAATTGATACAAGATTCTCTTTTTGTGCGGTGGCAACTTTGGCCCTGTTG gGGAAGTTAGATGCTATTAATGTGGAAAAGGCAATTGAATTTGTTTTATCGTGTATGAACTTTGATGGTGGATTTGGTTGCAGGCCAGGTTCTGAATCCCATGCTGGACAG ATCTATTGTTGCACAGGATTTCTGGCTATTACTAGCCAGTTGCATCAAGTAAATTCTGATTTACTCGGTTGGTGGCTTTGTGAACGACAGTTACCATCAGGTGGACTCAATGGAAGGCCAGAGAAG ttaCCAGATGTATGCTATTCATGGTGGGTGTTGGCTTCCCTAAAGATAATTGGAAGGCTTCATTGGATTGATAGAGAGAAACTGCGAAGTTTCATTTTAGCATGtcaagatgaagaaacaggaggATTTGCAGATCGACCAGGAGATATG gtggatccttttcatactttatttggaattgctggattgtcaCTTTTGGGAGAAGAACAGATCAAACCTGTTAGTCCTGTTTTCTGCATGCCTGAAGAAGTACTTCGGAGAGTGAATGTCCAGCCTGAACTAGTGAGCTAG
- the ACADM gene encoding medium-chain specific acyl-CoA dehydrogenase, mitochondrial → MAAMFRRCCGVLKSLSHSDWRSQHTKAALRREPGLGFNFELTEQQKEFQATARKFAREEIIPVAAEYDKTGEYPVPLIKKAWELGLMNTHIPGSCGGLGLGIFDACLITEELAYGCTGVQTCIEANSLGQMPVIIAGNDQQQKKYLGRMTEEPMMCAYCVTEPGAGSDVAGIKTKAEKKGDEYIINGQKMWITNGGKANWYFLLARSDPDPKVPAGKAFTGFIVEADTPGVQIGRKELNMGQRCSDTRGIVFEDVKVPKENVLIGEGAGFKIAMGAFDKTRPPVAAGAVGLAQRALDEATKYALERKTFGKLLVEHQGISFLLAEMAMKVELARLSYQRAAWEVDSGRRNTYYASIAKAFAGDVANQLATDAVQIFGGNGFNTEYPVEKLMRDAKIYQIYEGTAQIQRLIIAREHIGKYKN, encoded by the exons GTCCTAAAAAGTCTTTCTCATTCTGACTGGAGATCACAGCATACAAAAGCTGCCCTACGACGTGAACCAGGATTGGGATTTAATTTTG AGCTcactgaacagcaaaaagagtTTCAAGCTACTGCTCGTAAATTTGCCAGGGAAGAAATAATCCCAGTTGCTGCAGAGTATGATAAAACTGGCGAG taCCCTGTGCCCCTAATTAAAAAAGCATGGGAACTTGGTTTAATGAATACACACATTCCAGGGAGTTGTG GAGGTCTTGGACTTGGAATTTTTGATGCTTGTTTAATTACTGAAGAATTGGCTTATGGATGTACAGGGGTTCAGACTTGTATTGAAGCAAATTCTTTGGGG CAAATGCCTGTTATCATTGCTGGAAATGatcaacaacaaaagaagtaTTTGGGGAGGATGACTGAGGAGCCAATGATGTGT GCCTACTGTGTAACAGAACCTGGAGCTGGCTCTGATGTTGCTGGTATAAAgaccaaagcagaaaaaaaaggagatgaataTATTATTAATGGTCAGAAGATGTGGATAACCAATGGAGGAAAAGCTAATTG gTATTTCTTATTGGCTCGTTCTGATCCGGATCCTAAGGTTCCTGCTGGTAAAGCCTTTACTGGATTTATTGTGGAAGCAGATACCCCAGGAGTGCAGATTGGAAGAAAG gAATTAAATATGGGTCAGCGATGTTCAGATACAAGAGGAATTGTCTTTGAAGATGTGAAAGTgcctaaagaaaatgttttaattggtGAGGGAGCTGGTTTTAAAATTGCAATGGGAGCTTTTGATAAAACCAGACCACCA GTAGCAGCTGGTGCTGTGGGACTAGCACAAAGGGCTTTGGATGAAGCTACCAAGTATGCCCTGGAGAGGAAAACTTTTGGAAAGCTGCTTGTagag CACCAAGGAATATCATTTTTGCTGGCTGAAATGGCAATGAAAGTTGAACTAGCAAGATTGAGTTACCAGAGAGCAGCTTGGGAGGTTGATTCTGGTCGCCGAAATACTTACTATGCCTCTATAGCAAAGGCATTTGCTGGAGATGTTGCAAATCAGTTAGCTACTGATGCTGTGCAGATTTTTGGGGGCAATGGATTTAATACAGAATATCCTGTAGAAAAACTAATGAGGGATGCCAAGATCTATCAG aTTTATGAAGGTACAGCACAGATTCAAAGACTTATTATAGCCCGCGAACACATTGGcaagtataaaaattaa